From the Trifolium pratense cultivar HEN17-A07 linkage group LG4, ARS_RC_1.1, whole genome shotgun sequence genome, the window GTTTTGTTGGCCCTTGGTGCATGATTGGTGATTTTAATGCTGTTTTAGGTGctcatgaaaaatatggcagGTGTCTACCTAATAAAACTTCTTGTGATGAATTCTCTAATTGGACAAATTCTAATCATCTTATTCATCTTGATACTCTCGGTAACCAGTTCACTTGGGCCAATGCTAGGAGAGGTCCTGCTTATGCTGCTCTTCGTTTGGATAGAGTCATTTGCAACTCTATATGGATTGACACTTGGAATTCTGTCTCTTGTTGTACTCTTCCTAAGGTTCAATCTGATCATCACTCtcttctttttaattttgattctgATGTTCAAACTTTTCCATCTTCATTTAAGTTTCAAAGTATGTGGATGTCCCATGATGATTGTAAGCGTGTTATATCTGAGCATTGGAAGAAAGATGTTGTTGGTTGTCCAATGTTTATTTTGCAAGCAAAATTGAAATCCTTGAAACCTATTCTTAAATCTTGGAATAAAGAAGTTTTTGGTGATGTGAACACCAAAGTGTCAAATGCTGTTGCTAAGGTTGATTCTATTCAACAAATTATTAATGATTCTGGTTACACGGATGCTTTAGGGGATGAAGAAAAAACTGCTCAAGTTAGTCTGAATGATGCTTTAAGAGTGCAGGAACATTTTTGGAGAGATAAGTCCAGGTCCAAGTGGTTTGTTGAGGGGGATAGAAACACTggttatttccataagctcacTAAAATAAGACATATATCAAATAGAATGATTAGACTCAAGGCAGGGGACAATTACATTGAGGACATTAATGATATTGAACATCATGTGTTAAATTTTTACAAAGAATTATTTGCTAGTAGCAATAATTGTGCTCCTACTAATATTATTGAGCGCACTATACCTCATCTTATAACTGTTGCAGATAATGATATGATGACCAAAATTCCttcttttgaagaagttaaGCAGGCTGTTTTTAATATGGATGGTTCTTCTTCACCCGGCCCTGATGGTTTTCGGGGatgttttttttcaaaattattgggATATTGTTGGCAGTGATGTTGTGGCCTCGGTCACTCAATTCTTTAGTCAAGGCTGGATTTTACCCAATCTGAATTCAAGTCATGTGGCTCTTGTTCCTAAATTTCCAGGTGCGGATACTATTGAAAATTTTAGACCTATCGCGGTGgcaaattttcaattcaaaattattacaaaaatttTGGCGGACAGACTTGCGGTGATTGCCCCTAAAATTGTTTCAGAACATCAAAGAGGGTTTGTACAAGGAAGACATATTTATTAATGCATTTGTATAGCCTCCGAGGCCATTAACATGTTGGACAAAAAATCTTTTGGTGGTAATATGGCTATGAAAATAGACATTAAAAAGGCTTTTGATACTTTAGATTGGAGTTTCCTTCTCAAAGTATTACAGGCTTTTGGCTTTAATCATAAATTTTGTTCTTGGATTTCCACTATTCTTCATTCTGCAAAATTGTCTCTCTTGGTTAATGGTAAAACTGTTGGCTTTTTCGGCTGTTCTAGAGGAGTCAGACAGGGGGACCCCTTATCCCCTCTTCTTTTTTGTATTGCAGAAGAAGTGTTGAGCAGACATCTTTCTCTTCTTGTGGATGCTAACAAGTTAAGTTGCATTACTTCAGGTAGAACTATTCTTCCTAGCCACTCCTTTTTTGCTGATGACTTGATGATTTTTTGTAaagctactaaaaaaaatgctaGAAACATTCATGATTTGTTGGAAGAATATGGTGCTAACTCGGGCCAGAGGGTTAGTCCTCATAAGAGCAAACTCTACGGAGGCTCTATTAGTCCTACCAGATTAACTACTTTGTCCAATACTCTTGGATTTTCTTTGGGTTCATTACCTTTTGACTATCTTGGAGTTCCTATCTTTAAAGGGAAGCCTAAGAACATTCATCTTCAGGCTTTAGCAGATAGAGTCAAATCTAAACTTGCTTCTTGGAAGGGTCATTCTTTGTCTATGATGGGAAGAGTCCAACTTGTTAATTCTGTGATTCATGGCATGTTGACATATAGCTTCAAGGTCTATTCCTGGCCTAAAGGACTGATTAAGCAGATGGATCGTtgtattagaaattttatttggtcTGGTAATATAGATAAGAAGAAATTGGTCACTCTGTCTTGGGACAAAGTTTGTACTCCTACTTCAGCTGGTGGTCTTGGGTTGAGAAAACTAAAAGACATGAACAAAGCTGGATGTCTTAAACTTTGTTGGGACTTTACTAAATCTGACAAACAATGGGCTATCACTCTTAAAAGTAGATTTTTTCGTAATTTTAGCCCCATCAATCATGCGATTTCATCATCTATTTGGTCAAGTTTGAAAAATGTTTTACATTTGGTTCGTGATCATAGTATTTGGCAAATTGGTAATGGTTTATCTACTTCATTTTGGAATGATAATTGGCTTGGCTACAAATTAAAAGACTTAATTTTGGAGCCACTTCCTAATCCTATTTCGCATCTCGTGAATGCCAAAGTTGCAGAAGTCGTTCATAATCAAGTTTGGGCTTTAcctgaaatttttaaacaacaaTTCCCTATTATTACTTGCGATATTCATGCTCTTTCTCTCCCATCCACACCGGAACCAGACGAATTAGTTTGGGAATATTCTATCTCTGGAGAATTGACTTTTAAACTTGCATATTCTTGTGATATGCCGCCCCCTCAATGTATAGGCTGGACCAAGCTCATCTGGAAACTTTTTATTCCCCCTTCTAGATCTTTAGTTGTTTGGAGAATTATGCACAATGTTATCGCCACTGATGATAACTTGATCAAAAGAGGCATCACGATAGTTTCTTGTTGCAGTCTTTGTGGCAGTAGTTACGAAACTGTTGCTCATCTGTTCTTGCGCTGCCCCTTTATAATGCAGTATTGGAACTGGTTATCTTCTTTGCTAGGCATGCCTCTTGATCTCTCAAATTTTGATTCCCTTCTTGGCATATGTAACAAAGGTTGGAGTCCTCAATTGCATGATCTCATTATTGCAGCCATTGTCAATATTTTGTGGAAGGTCTGGAAATGCAGGAACAATGTCAGGTTTAATGATATTTATCCCTATTTTTCTCGGGATCTGATCTATGTGAAAAGTCTTATTCATCAAGCAGCCCATTATTCCAAAGGTCACATGTACTCATCTATAAAAGAATTTTCTATCCTCAAGCATTTTGGTGTTGATTGTCATCCTCCCCCTCCGCCATCTATTAAACAAGTCAATTGGATCATGCCTCCTAGTTTTTGGGTGAAGTGCAATACTGATGGTGCCTCTAGAGGTTCTCCAGGTATTTCTTCTTGTGGTGGCATCTTTAGAGACCATCTTGGTACTTTTTTAGGTGCATTTTCGGCTAACATTGGTGTTGCAACCTCTCTTTATGCTGAAATTTGCGCTGCAATTTATGCTATTGAATTTGCTTCTGCTAAAGGATGGACCCGTCTATGGCTTGAATGTGACTCTATCCTTTTAGTTCAAGCTTTCACTAATGTGAATGTGGTCCCTTGGAAGCTGAAGGTTAAATGGAAAAACTGTCTTCATATCATTcggaattttcgttttagattttctcatatttatagagaaggAAATACTTGTGCAGACAGATTAGCTAATGCgggtttttttgttgatgggtTAGTCTGGTGGGATCAATTACCAAGTTGCTCTAGAGAGAGTTTCTTTAGAGATAGAGTTGGTTTGTCTAATTATCGCTTTCGTTAATCTTGTTTTGGTGGGTTTGGTTTATGCCCCCCCaccctttcttttgttttttcattctaATAATACTTTTGGTGAGATGGTAGAGGAGTGGTAATGTATtgaggtgccaacatagttgggatgtcgaTGATTTACTATGATGCCATACTCTCCATtttgggaaagaaaaaaaaaattaaaaaaagacaaaaattattaaataaaaattgttgatgctcatttgtcaaaataaattttagaaattattaaaaccgtagatgttaaaatatatttacatatatttagaaaatataatcacacatatatttaaacatatttacacacaactaaaattcaccaataattcaaaaattattaatttaatttacataataatataactttttggataaattaagtacatattctaaaagaatgtttacgttacggctgaaaataaaatagtggaatatttataagaataagatgacatttttttaagcaaataagaagatgacacatgttaaatcttaaattcatctataagactttctttaccttaaccaaaattcaaatatataaaatcttcgtccaaacttatatattgacaacaataaatattcaagtttatataatataataagaaaataaatgttcaagaaaatattaaataagagggacaaaaactaacaataattttgaagagacacaaacctcaccaaaaaaaagaaaaacaaaccaaaaacaaaaggaccaagcaaaaaaaaaaagtgaaccaaacaatagactaaaaaattgggactaataaagttgaaataaaatttcaccaagtgaataagtgagaataaactccaagaaaacgagagatgagtaagtagataagctatttggaaccttaaattgcatagaacgtagtaagcaaaatatgctatttgatacataattttcaaaaaatgagaacacgtggaacaaatagtcaaagccaccatatatgaatcatattctataatcaaaactttttttaacatttctcatgagcaatattgtctacaagtataattaggtatgcctccaactcttattgaaaataataaaataagggatacatcaaaaataaaaaacaaagtgacatttgactataaaattgcaactcatataaagaaaactaaaatcttatattattacactaataaaataaaaaatgatacatcctttcaaacttatgaaatattataagagatctattacattaaaatgtaaacaaactacgatataaattaataaaaaatctaatatttctaaacaactttttttttactcatatactaatattaaatataatcatattttaaaataatatctattatttaactatatgtgattatagttatcgcaattattattttttatttataaaaatattttaattttatatcgccatttttttacataatttttattgaaatgatgtatcatattttattttaatttgtgtcatcgtataaaatcttagttttcattatatgagttgcaattttagtcacaaatcactttgctttcttttatttgaGCAGTGCTAGGGTCACACTCTCGAACACACTCCTCTAACACACTCCAATTAAAATTTGCTACATCTCCACTTATTTTCTCTTAGTAACTTGTAACCGGTTTCACATGtaaccatttatttttattttttttattgttatttatcaTGTTAATTATGTTCcgtcttcttctatttttcaacTTCCCAGGGGGAAGTTCCCAAATCTTCACCCCTGATTCAACAATTCAGATCTGCAAAAAAATGcaataacccaaaacaaaacTTCATGGAAAACATATTTCACACCAAAATCTTTCTTTGATTTGAATAGAAACCtacagaaaacaaaataattgaaatagaaacattaaataaaaaggATTAAACATTACAAACTCAGCTTCAGTATACCCATAACAGAATCCGACTCAAGAACGATTTAGATCGGGAAAAAActgcaacaaaaataaaacccaaCTCGAAAtctaaaaatgaaaaggaaCCTCGCGAGAAACACAGAACACGAAATCAGTCAAATCAAAACTCACGAAGAAGACAATTGAAATAGACAATAAAACTCACGATAAAGAAATTTGCAGAAACGAACACAAGAGACGATTTGCAGAGTAAAGaatgttacaattttttttgaatgtttCAGTcctttaagataaataaaatacaaataaattaagtATTAGTGTGTTAACCGGTACAACCTGTTAGTAGGTAAgtgaaaaaaacaaattaatgatgtggcaaattttaattggagtgtgttagagagtgtgaccctagcactcctctttttatttttaatgtatcccttatttatctatttttaataagagttggaggtcatacatacttatacttggtgaaaatattgctcatgagtgatgttgaactaagaagtatggtgattttgacattttttatcacgtgatctcgtgttctgaaaattacctatcaaatagcaacattactttttttttttttttttttttttttttttaacaaaaagagGAGAAGCAAAGAGCTACCACCGCAAACcataaaataaagaagaaacaaaaagagattacaaaaaaaaaaaggagggggACTAGGCCAAAACCTCCCTAAAGATGCACCACCCTAAAGAAGGGTTTACCAAGTCTATTCGCCTCAAAACTATCTTTAATCACAAGAGGTACATCATTCCAAATAGTAAGCCTATCTAATGTGAGACCTATATTAGCTAAGCTATCAGCACAAAAATTTCCTTCTCTAAACACATGAGAGACAACGAAGTTCATCGACTGAGTGAGTAATAAACAATTAAGCCATCTGTTTCTTAAAGCCCAAGGGACTAGCGAAGAGGATTTAAAGGCCTTGACCACCAGAGTTGAATCAGTTTCAAGCCATAGATTGTTCCAATTTTTAAAAGCTGCAATTTCTATGGCTTGCATAGCACCACATAACTCATCTACTTACCTACTTTAAATAGCAACATTACTGCTTACTCCCTTCTATACAATTTAAGATGCCAAATAACTTATCTACTTACCTCCCTCTCGttcttatcaattattcacttggtgaaattttatcccgattttattagtctcgattttttttttgtctattgtttgtttttttttactatgagGTTTTTCTCCGCTCATtttgctttgaatttttttatttaataatctTTATTCGGATTTAAACATAAgaaggttatttaaaaaaaaattgtttaatattAACCTACATAGTAGATTTGTGTATATTAaggacaattaatataatttttagtgaatatctgttaatattcataagtttgaagaggtgcattatattttattctaatagtgTAATAGCATGagaacttaattttctttttatgcatCGTGGTAGTATAGTCGCAACTTGCTTTgctttcttacttttttttttcttaccgttgtttttttacttttgtataTTAGATGTAGTCATGCTTGCCTTCTGCTGATATATTGACTTTGTTGAGCtgagttttatttattattaaaatttattctaaatttttttttttgatcattttttttcatttgtgcaatttttcaactacttttttcctatactattaataaaaaaatgtaaataattgatattttaataaaataaaaaaagtttgtaaCTTACGACTTTTCATTGACCTTTCATCAATTTgaaccttttattatttttataaataaataaaaaaattttttttgactaaatttgttattctataaatgaaattaaatagaaaaaagaGTGTTAATTAACTAATTTGTGGAATGAGTGATGGATAAATTTGATTATGCTTGCTTTAACATAATCAAAATTCTTGGGGACGACTCTTGAGTTTCGTGTTTTGAATTTTACTtgtacctaaaattaaatagagaTGTTGCTagcaatgaataaaaaaaaaagtaaagattagccatatatttaataaaaattacagtaataatatataaaaattatgtaaaaaaaattgattgagactatacatataaaactaaattaaaaattatacttgACTTGCACTAATACATACACCATTTTCCAATCAGCAACATATTATTCTTCATAATACTGGTAACGattgaaaaacatgaaattgcAATGAATATTAGTGTTAATGGTGAGGTTGTCCATAAAACCATATGTCTTCATCTATGtgttcatatataaaaataacaaatatgtaaatttaaaaaCACAATGGATAAAAAGTTGGTAAAAGGTGATCTACTTACTTGTTGACATTGTTTTAAGTGTGTAGCTGATAAGTTAGGAAATTATTCAAGGGATTGACAAAACTCACCTAAGTTCTCCTTCAAATCTTCCTCACATTCTGAACatgtttttgagataaaaaaaataggaaaataagcAAAAACTACCACTTGAAAGATACAATTGAAAATAATGGATTCATGAATCCATGATTACAGacgaacaaaaataaaactttagtTACATAGGTAAGAAATCAATTCATCATTTTTGACACCTACCCATCCGGTGATTCCAAATCAACAGATTTATCTGTTCCATTGTTATCTTTGAACAATTTGAACCTTAACAAAGTAAGAAAAATGGacatgaatattaaaaatagaataagctTTAAACTTGAAAACACACCAAAATAAAAGCTACAATATGAATAGTTGAATACCAAAACATGTATGACTCTTCTTGCAAAagtctcaatatatatatatatatatatatatatatatatgataaaatctcCATGCTAGCTAGTA encodes:
- the LOC123922456 gene encoding uncharacterized protein LOC123922456, whose product is MISYTQFPGDFLRPLNLKRFALNFRRHGIPNLWGFCDLNIDPLVLQLSEQHVTFSLTFDQQTCYIAAIYASTSHVNRRKLWSELNSLQSRFVGPWCMIGDFNAVLGAHEKYGRCLPNKTSCDEFSNWTNSNHLIHLDTLGNQFTWANARRGPAYAALRLDRVICNSIWIDTWNSVSCCTLPKVQSDHHSLLFNFDSDVQTFPSSFKFQSMWMSHDDCKRVISEHWKKDVVGCPMFILQAKLKSLKPILKSWNKEVFGDVNTKVSNAVAKVDSIQQIINDSGYTDALGDEEKTAQVSLNDALRVQEHFWRDKSRSKWFVEGDRNTGYFHKLTKIRHISNRMIRLKAGDNYIEDINDIEHHVLNFYKELFASSNNCAPTNIIERTIPHLITVADNDMMTKIPSFEEVKQAVFNMDGSSSPGPDGFRGCFFSKLLGYCWQ